Proteins from a genomic interval of Clostridium sp. AN503:
- a CDS encoding TetR/AcrR family transcriptional regulator translates to MKEQKQDRRIRRTQKLLKDSLIELLQEKEFKNISVKDITERADLNRGTFYLHYSDTYHLLQDIEEEVLSSFQEMINCYKHNFQRDTLMPVLIPVIDYISDNEAICRIMFENNASTDFLIRFHSLIHHNGLEIIETMFPGAEGDITDCFFEFVTYGLIGMLRQWIDTGQKLPKKQLAELADKAVMGTAFRLLANQA, encoded by the coding sequence ATGAAAGAACAAAAGCAGGACCGCCGGATCCGGCGAACTCAAAAATTGCTAAAAGACAGCCTGATCGAGCTGCTGCAGGAAAAAGAATTCAAGAATATTTCCGTAAAAGACATCACGGAACGGGCCGACTTAAACCGCGGCACCTTTTATCTCCATTACAGTGATACCTATCATCTGCTGCAGGATATCGAGGAGGAAGTCCTGTCAAGCTTTCAGGAGATGATCAACTGCTACAAGCATAATTTCCAGAGGGATACCCTGATGCCGGTGCTGATCCCGGTCATCGATTATATCAGTGACAATGAAGCCATCTGCCGTATCATGTTTGAGAACAATGCCTCCACTGATTTTCTGATCCGGTTCCACAGCCTGATCCATCATAATGGCCTGGAGATCATAGAGACCATGTTTCCCGGCGCAGAGGGAGATATCACCGACTGCTTTTTTGAATTTGTCACTTACGGGCTGATCGGAATGCTGAGACAGTGGATCGACACCGGTCAGAAGCTGCCCAAAAAGCAGCTTGCCGAGCTTGCCGATAAGGCTGTCATGGGCACTGCTTTCCGGCTGCTGGCAAATCAGGCGTAG
- the gltX gene encoding glutamate--tRNA ligase produces MTRIRTRYAPSPTGRMHVGNLRTALYAYLIAKHEDGDFLLRIEDTDQERYVEGATEIIYRTLEQTGLIHDEGPDKDGGCGPYVQSERQASGIYLEYAKKLVEKGEAYYCFCTQERLESLKTTVNGEEIMTYDKHCLHLSKEEVAANLAAGMPYVIRQNNPTEGTTTFHDEIYGDITVDNSELDDMVLIKSDGYPTYNFANVVDDHLMGITHVVRGNEYLSSSPKYNRLYDAFGWEVPVYVHCPLITDEFHKKLSKRSGHSSFEDLIEQGFVAEAVVNYVALLGWSPVDNQEIFSLEELVKAFDYHNISKSPAVFDITKLKWMNGEYLKAMDFDRFYEMAEPYIRQTIKKDLDLKKIAGMVKTRIEIFPDIAEHIDFFEELPEYDTAMYAHKKMKTSAETSLEVLTEVLPLLEAQQDYSNDALYEVLAKYVEEKGCKTGFVMWPIRTAVSGKQMTPAGATEIMEVLGREESLTRIRKGIEMLGK; encoded by the coding sequence ATGACCAGGATTAGGACAAGATATGCACCAAGTCCAACCGGACGGATGCATGTGGGGAATTTGAGGACAGCGCTGTATGCGTATCTGATCGCAAAGCATGAGGACGGGGATTTCCTGCTCCGTATTGAGGACACAGATCAGGAGCGGTATGTGGAAGGTGCGACAGAGATCATCTACCGCACCCTGGAGCAGACCGGGCTGATCCATGACGAGGGGCCGGATAAGGACGGCGGCTGCGGGCCTTATGTACAGAGTGAACGCCAGGCTTCGGGGATCTATTTGGAGTATGCAAAGAAGCTGGTGGAAAAGGGCGAGGCATACTACTGCTTCTGTACCCAGGAGCGTCTGGAATCATTGAAGACAACCGTAAACGGCGAAGAGATCATGACCTATGACAAGCACTGCCTGCATCTGTCAAAGGAGGAGGTGGCTGCAAACCTGGCTGCCGGTATGCCGTATGTGATCCGCCAGAACAATCCGACGGAAGGAACCACGACGTTCCATGATGAGATCTACGGGGACATCACCGTGGATAACTCAGAGCTTGACGATATGGTCCTCATCAAGTCCGACGGATATCCGACCTACAACTTTGCAAACGTGGTGGATGATCACCTGATGGGGATCACCCATGTGGTGCGGGGCAACGAATACCTGTCCTCCTCCCCCAAGTACAACCGTCTGTACGACGCCTTTGGCTGGGAGGTTCCGGTATATGTGCACTGTCCTCTGATCACGGATGAATTTCACAAGAAATTATCCAAGCGCAGCGGCCATTCTTCCTTCGAGGACCTGATCGAACAGGGCTTTGTGGCGGAGGCCGTGGTCAACTATGTGGCGCTGCTTGGCTGGTCCCCGGTGGACAACCAGGAGATATTCTCTTTGGAGGAGCTGGTGAAGGCGTTTGATTACCATAACATCAGCAAGTCCCCGGCTGTTTTTGACATCACAAAGCTGAAATGGATGAACGGCGAATATTTAAAGGCGATGGACTTTGACCGGTTCTATGAGATGGCAGAGCCGTATATCCGCCAGACCATCAAAAAGGATTTGGACTTAAAGAAGATCGCAGGCATGGTCAAGACCCGGATTGAGATATTCCCGGATATCGCGGAGCATATTGATTTCTTCGAGGAGCTGCCGGAGTACGATACCGCCATGTACGCCCACAAGAAGATGAAGACCAGTGCAGAGACTTCTCTGGAGGTGCTGACCGAAGTACTACCGCTTCTGGAGGCACAGCAGGATTACAGCAATGACGCACTGTACGAGGTGCTGGCAAAATACGTGGAGGAGAAGGGCTGCAAGACTGGTTTTGTCATGTGGCCGATCCGCACCGCTGTTTCAGGTAAGCAGATGACGCCTGCAGGCGCTACCGAGATCATGGAGGTGCTTGGCAGGGAAGAATCCCTGACACGTATCCGCAAAGGGATCGAAATGCTTG
- a CDS encoding MMPL family transporter, producing MNNRNKTFFDKIVHLIVSKGKHIERVFLAATILCAVCFPFVGVNYDLSKYLPDFAPTKQALDVMEDEFGYPGTARIMVKDVSLQEAKAIRKRISEVDGVDLVVGADLATNVYMGDGFLTNDLTDEFYKDGNAVMEIIFEDGDSDKTTHKAIDEIYEIVGMDRGCFAGSAVSSKEREASITREIAIAIGLALVIIWLILTLTTTSWMEPFLFIFVMIVAILLNMGSNIIFGRISFFTFSTAAILQLAVSMDYSIFLLHTFNAYKKQGMELHLAMEEALKEACSSILASGATTIVGFIVIAFMRFTIGKDVGFVLTKGIICSLLAVLLLMPTLILQFDDKIAKTAHRPFIPSFDRFAGLMYRIRRIVFVLAILAAVPCYFGQGMNHFMYGDNAIGASPGTRVYEDTKKIDAMFGKSNPVIAMVPNGSVVQERKLTEALDDLDYVNYALSMSGTIPTGIPESFLPKAIRDQLRTDHYARIMISVDSEQESEYAFECSQGLEKVLKEYYPEDSYMIGMTSTTIDIRDILTDDYKKVSLLSLAGVALVVMVTFHSILVPVLVIIPIEVAIYLNMTLPYIMGENMIYIGYIIVSCLQLGATIDYSILMTNNYLGFRKTHDRKQAQVMAISKSTLSILTSGGILTVVGYLLFFTSSIQAISQVGRLVGRGAILSMVLVLSLLPALLSAFDKPIQKQQLKAARKKEKKAATAAEKAAGRTGGSVLEEPVEEDLQAKMEQTEPEQIKLEQIEPAQEEGGETV from the coding sequence ATGAATAATAGAAATAAGACGTTTTTTGATAAGATTGTCCATTTAATTGTAAGCAAAGGAAAGCATATCGAGCGGGTCTTTCTGGCGGCGACGATCCTGTGTGCAGTCTGTTTTCCGTTTGTCGGCGTCAATTATGATCTGAGCAAATACCTGCCGGATTTTGCGCCCACGAAACAGGCGCTGGATGTGATGGAAGATGAGTTCGGATATCCCGGCACGGCGCGGATCATGGTGAAGGACGTCTCTTTGCAGGAAGCAAAGGCGATCCGCAAACGGATCTCGGAAGTGGACGGCGTGGACTTGGTGGTGGGAGCGGATCTGGCTACCAACGTTTACATGGGCGACGGATTTTTGACCAATGACCTGACGGATGAGTTTTACAAGGATGGGAATGCGGTCATGGAGATCATTTTTGAGGATGGTGATTCTGACAAAACTACCCACAAAGCCATCGATGAGATATACGAGATTGTAGGGATGGACCGGGGATGTTTTGCAGGCAGCGCGGTATCCAGCAAAGAGCGGGAGGCGTCCATCACCCGCGAGATCGCCATTGCCATTGGTCTGGCGCTGGTGATCATCTGGCTGATCCTGACGCTGACCACCACGTCCTGGATGGAGCCGTTCCTCTTTATCTTTGTAATGATCGTGGCGATCCTTTTGAATATGGGGTCCAATATTATATTTGGCAGGATCTCATTTTTTACATTTTCCACGGCGGCGATCCTGCAGCTTGCGGTATCCATGGACTACTCCATATTCCTGCTGCACACATTCAATGCGTACAAAAAACAGGGAATGGAACTGCATCTTGCCATGGAGGAAGCGCTCAAGGAGGCCTGCAGTTCGATTCTTGCCAGCGGCGCGACGACGATCGTCGGCTTTATCGTGATCGCATTCATGCGGTTTACCATTGGTAAGGATGTAGGGTTCGTCCTGACGAAGGGGATTATTTGCAGTCTGTTGGCGGTGCTCCTCCTGATGCCGACATTGATCCTGCAGTTCGATGACAAGATCGCAAAGACCGCACACCGTCCGTTTATCCCGTCCTTTGACCGGTTTGCCGGACTGATGTATAGGATTCGCCGAATTGTATTTGTACTTGCGATCCTGGCTGCGGTGCCCTGCTATTTCGGGCAGGGAATGAACCATTTTATGTATGGGGACAACGCCATCGGGGCGAGTCCCGGCACCCGCGTCTATGAGGATACCAAGAAGATTGACGCGATGTTCGGCAAATCCAATCCGGTGATCGCCATGGTGCCCAACGGCTCGGTGGTCCAGGAGCGGAAGCTGACGGAGGCGCTGGATGATCTGGATTATGTAAACTATGCACTCTCCATGTCCGGCACGATCCCCACGGGGATCCCGGAGAGTTTTCTGCCGAAAGCCATACGGGACCAGTTGAGGACGGACCATTACGCACGGATCATGATTTCCGTAGATTCGGAGCAGGAGAGCGAGTATGCATTTGAGTGCAGCCAGGGTCTGGAAAAGGTGCTCAAAGAATATTATCCGGAGGATTCCTATATGATCGGCATGACGTCGACCACCATCGACATCCGGGATATCCTGACGGACGACTACAAAAAAGTATCCTTGCTGTCACTGGCCGGGGTTGCGCTGGTGGTGATGGTTACCTTCCACTCCATCCTGGTACCGGTGCTGGTCATCATACCGATCGAGGTGGCGATCTATCTGAACATGACGCTGCCGTATATCATGGGTGAAAATATGATCTACATCGGGTATATTATCGTGAGCTGCCTGCAGTTGGGGGCGACCATCGACTATTCGATCCTGATGACTAACAACTATCTTGGATTTCGGAAGACTCACGACAGGAAGCAGGCGCAGGTCATGGCGATCTCCAAGAGCACCCTGTCCATCCTGACTTCCGGCGGGATCCTGACGGTGGTAGGTTACCTTTTGTTCTTCACCTCCTCCATCCAGGCCATCTCTCAGGTGGGACGCCTGGTCGGACGCGGCGCCATCTTAAGCATGGTGCTGGTGTTGTCACTGCTCCCGGCGCTCCTTAGCGCATTTGATAAGCCGATCCAGAAGCAGCAGTTGAAGGCGGCAAGAAAGAAAGAGAAAAAAGCGGCGACGGCGGCAGAAAAAGCAGCGGGGCGGACAGGGGGGTCTGTTCTGGAAGAACCTGTTGAAGAAGATCTACAGGCAAAAATGGAACAGACAGAACCGGAACAAATAAAACTGGAACAAATAGAACCGGCGCAGGAAGAAGGAGGAGAGACCGTATGA
- a CDS encoding EAL domain-containing protein — MAEEKGYQEELEQYVETLRFLNESTEEYLYLLDLQTERIRFFRDLYSRYDLPEKADEGYNRAEWEHIIYARDIPAVREEMRALERGERDQHSIQYRLVDRKGTRVWISSSGRVRRDVDGRPRMIIGRITDTILGRKTDLITGLLNEEKLMEDLAECLKAGGQGYLLVLGVDNFRNVNMKYGRAFGNRLLKRIADSLDEMVVSDMHIYRLNGDRFAVNLTGQGREDVERVYSELQDRMASMCTLSAGAVFYGEGIERDGGRVFQYAENAMDQVKKSGKNGLVFFSDDDYVRNLQMVNLQDELRKSVQNGFKGFYLCYQPQVERKTCRMQGAEALLRFTSPSRGLVGPVEFIPILEQTGLIKQVGRWVLRTALLQCREWRKRMPDFRISVNISYVQLRVKDAELWVLKLLDELEIPGEALTLELTESMQLQDYQYYNRIFYQWEKAGIQISIDDFGTGYSSLGYLKSVEVNEVKIDRCFIRGIQNSAYNYNLLSNMINLAHSAQIQVCCEGVETEEEFLTLQKLKPDLLQGFLFCRPYTKEQFEETYFSERTEAWRAREAREEYFRSLTAREEQYHVQKPEADELGLVVENLEEMICVCDQDTHELLYLNSIGRHMTGCFDYKGRKCYELLYARTAPCPSCNECRDRKDEFFIWETENPYLHRHFIMKGKLIPWQGKTARLVIGIDVTEKELTSQRVKEKLDFEQNIAACTRMLVEEPNMEQAIVKVLGTIGEFYHADRASILEPSEDQGYWEDRYEWCREGAESQTGILQHVPAHLMRRWITAFERGESVVVEDLETLREKYPEERLLLKRLNVEKMIATPIWRDKKMIGYIAVDNPRHRGTDNAYLNAMACFLADRVTRIKTEARLNDLLDCRYEDILNATSLGLWVIRLAKDNGRNEMFADSIMHRLIAAPRGYTPEQVYEHWYNRINDGYYNYVNAAVATMIESRKKTQLEYTWNHPEKGEVVVRCTGIRVEDSDGMICLEGYHRIISDVEKPKFLPDATASIMFEYNETKRSIYFHTGRELLAGEARKEENFPDCWIASEMVHPYFADGFRSIFSHVKDKEISHGEEILLKTKHNTYEWFKLRTRHLGKEIQDVNTIVVLLDPANQERLVEIENLRKTDFYEAMLSETIAYAEVDVTNQNIISSGGLWSSYEEEAKRWGETFSQVMDRHIRELLLPGDQEECCRRMSPEYIKQMYYDGNHTGKARFRHRVDGRYRWVELVVHVFREEYAENMYALMYLKDIDMEKKRELAQERAARRDSLTGVFNRGVFEKEVTSYMTRTRNGTGALLLVDLDDFKSINDRYGHLEGDVALKNLTRVLRTVFGRAGIVGRLGGDEFMVFVKNMDTKEAMDRSMETLVEVLERTCAIPIGCSVGITFVDKEDFCYKKSVKEADIALYESKRKGKNTYTYYENPSFLENHGI; from the coding sequence GTGGCAGAGGAGAAGGGGTACCAGGAGGAGTTGGAGCAATATGTGGAGACGCTCCGTTTCTTGAATGAGAGTACGGAAGAATATCTTTATCTTCTGGATCTTCAGACGGAACGAATCCGCTTTTTTCGGGATCTATACAGCAGGTATGATCTGCCGGAGAAGGCGGATGAAGGATATAACCGTGCAGAGTGGGAGCATATTATCTATGCGAGAGATATTCCGGCTGTCCGGGAGGAGATGCGTGCACTTGAGCGGGGAGAGCGGGACCAGCACAGTATCCAGTACAGGTTGGTGGACCGGAAGGGGACCCGCGTATGGATCAGCAGCAGCGGCAGAGTCAGGCGGGATGTGGACGGAAGGCCGAGGATGATCATCGGCCGGATCACCGATACGATCCTGGGCAGGAAAACAGACCTGATCACAGGACTTCTCAATGAAGAGAAGCTGATGGAAGACCTGGCCGAATGCTTAAAGGCAGGAGGACAGGGATATCTGCTGGTGCTCGGTGTGGATAATTTCAGGAATGTAAATATGAAATACGGACGGGCCTTCGGCAACCGGCTCCTGAAGCGCATAGCTGACAGCCTGGACGAGATGGTCGTATCTGACATGCATATCTACCGTCTGAACGGGGACCGGTTTGCGGTGAACCTAACCGGGCAGGGGCGGGAGGATGTGGAGCGCGTTTACTCGGAACTTCAGGACAGGATGGCTTCCATGTGCACCCTTTCCGCCGGCGCGGTTTTTTATGGAGAGGGGATCGAGCGGGACGGCGGGCGTGTGTTCCAGTATGCGGAAAATGCCATGGATCAGGTCAAAAAGAGCGGCAAGAACGGTCTGGTGTTCTTTTCTGATGATGACTATGTGAGGAATCTTCAGATGGTAAACCTGCAGGATGAGCTGAGAAAAAGCGTGCAAAACGGGTTTAAAGGATTTTATCTGTGCTATCAGCCGCAGGTAGAGAGGAAGACATGCAGGATGCAGGGGGCGGAAGCGCTGCTCCGGTTCACATCACCCAGCCGGGGGCTTGTAGGCCCTGTGGAATTCATCCCAATCCTGGAACAGACGGGACTGATCAAGCAGGTGGGGAGATGGGTGCTCCGGACGGCTCTCCTTCAGTGCAGGGAGTGGAGAAAACGAATGCCGGATTTCCGGATCAGTGTAAATATCTCTTATGTGCAGCTGCGCGTAAAAGATGCGGAGCTGTGGGTGCTGAAGCTTTTGGATGAGCTTGAGATCCCCGGCGAGGCGCTGACTTTGGAGCTGACGGAGAGTATGCAGCTGCAGGATTACCAGTATTACAACAGGATCTTTTATCAGTGGGAAAAAGCTGGCATCCAGATCTCCATTGATGACTTTGGGACGGGATACTCAAGCCTTGGATACCTAAAGAGCGTGGAAGTCAATGAGGTCAAGATCGACCGCTGCTTTATCCGGGGGATCCAAAACAGCGCTTACAATTATAATCTGCTGAGCAATATGATAAACCTGGCTCACAGCGCCCAGATCCAGGTCTGCTGTGAGGGCGTGGAGACAGAGGAGGAGTTTCTCACTCTCCAAAAATTGAAACCGGATCTTTTGCAGGGATTTTTGTTCTGCAGGCCTTATACGAAGGAGCAGTTTGAGGAAACGTATTTTAGCGAGAGGACGGAGGCCTGGCGTGCACGGGAGGCGCGGGAGGAATATTTCCGGAGCCTTACTGCCAGGGAGGAACAGTATCATGTGCAGAAGCCGGAGGCGGATGAACTGGGCCTGGTGGTAGAGAATCTGGAGGAGATGATCTGCGTATGCGATCAGGATACCCATGAACTGCTGTATCTCAATTCCATCGGACGGCATATGACCGGATGTTTTGACTACAAAGGCAGGAAATGTTATGAACTGCTGTATGCCCGGACTGCCCCATGCCCGTCCTGCAATGAATGCCGGGACCGGAAAGATGAATTTTTTATTTGGGAAACAGAAAACCCATATCTGCACCGTCATTTTATCATGAAGGGCAAACTGATCCCCTGGCAGGGCAAGACGGCCCGTCTGGTGATCGGCATTGATGTGACGGAAAAGGAACTTACCAGCCAGCGGGTCAAGGAAAAGCTGGATTTCGAGCAAAATATTGCTGCCTGTACCAGAATGCTGGTTGAGGAACCCAACATGGAGCAGGCCATAGTAAAAGTGCTGGGAACGATCGGCGAATTCTATCATGCAGACAGAGCCAGCATTCTGGAGCCTTCCGAGGATCAGGGATACTGGGAGGACCGCTATGAGTGGTGCCGCGAAGGAGCGGAATCCCAGACCGGGATCCTCCAGCATGTTCCCGCCCATCTGATGCGCAGATGGATCACGGCATTTGAGCGGGGAGAGTCCGTAGTGGTGGAGGACTTGGAGACCCTCCGGGAAAAATATCCAGAAGAACGGCTTTTACTTAAGCGGCTGAATGTTGAAAAGATGATCGCAACCCCAATTTGGCGGGACAAAAAGATGATCGGTTACATTGCGGTGGACAATCCGCGTCACAGAGGGACCGATAATGCCTATTTAAATGCCATGGCTTGTTTTTTGGCGGACCGGGTGACCAGGATCAAGACGGAGGCGCGCCTGAACGATCTGCTGGACTGCCGGTATGAGGATATTTTAAACGCCACCAGCCTGGGCTTGTGGGTGATCCGTCTGGCTAAGGATAATGGGCGCAATGAAATGTTTGCGGACAGCATCATGCACCGTCTGATCGCCGCGCCCAGGGGATATACGCCTGAGCAGGTATATGAGCACTGGTACAACCGGATCAACGACGGATACTATAATTACGTGAACGCAGCGGTGGCGACAATGATAGAATCCCGGAAAAAGACGCAGCTGGAGTATACCTGGAACCACCCTGAAAAGGGGGAGGTGGTGGTCCGATGCACCGGAATCCGGGTAGAGGACAGCGATGGGATGATCTGTCTGGAAGGGTATCACCGGATCATCAGTGATGTGGAGAAACCCAAGTTCCTGCCGGATGCAACAGCCAGCATCATGTTTGAGTACAATGAGACAAAGCGGTCTATTTATTTCCATACGGGAAGAGAGCTGCTGGCAGGCGAAGCCAGAAAAGAAGAGAATTTCCCGGATTGCTGGATCGCTTCAGAGATGGTGCATCCTTATTTCGCAGACGGATTCCGGTCCATCTTCTCTCACGTAAAGGACAAGGAGATCTCTCACGGGGAGGAAATTCTTTTAAAAACAAAACACAATACCTATGAATGGTTCAAATTACGGACGCGACATCTGGGGAAGGAAATACAGGATGTCAATACCATTGTGGTGCTTTTGGACCCGGCGAACCAGGAACGGCTGGTGGAGATAGAGAATCTGAGAAAAACGGATTTCTACGAGGCGATGCTTTCTGAGACGATTGCATATGCTGAGGTAGATGTGACAAACCAAAACATCATATCCTCAGGCGGGCTGTGGAGCAGCTACGAGGAGGAGGCAAAGCGCTGGGGGGAGACTTTTTCCCAGGTTATGGACCGCCATATCAGAGAACTGCTGCTTCCGGGCGACCAGGAGGAGTGCTGCAGGCGGATGAGCCCGGAATATATAAAGCAGATGTATTATGATGGAAACCATACAGGGAAGGCCAGGTTCCGCCACCGCGTGGACGGCAGATATCGCTGGGTCGAGCTGGTGGTGCATGTGTTCCGGGAGGAGTATGCGGAGAACATGTATGCCCTGATGTATTTAAAAGACATCGATATGGAAAAGAAACGCGAGCTGGCGCAGGAACGTGCTGCGAGACGGGATTCTCTGACTGGTGTATTCAACCGCGGAGTATTTGAAAAAGAAGTTACTTCTTATATGACCAGGACAAGAAATGGGACGGGGGCGCTGCTCTTAGTGGACCTGGATGATTTTAAATCCATCAACGACCGGTACGGCCATCTGGAAGGCGATGTGGCTTTGAAAAACCTGACCCGCGTGCTCAGGACTGTGTTTGGCAGGGCGGGGATCGTGGGGCGCCTGGGTGGAGACGAATTTATGGTATTTGTAAAGAACATGGATACAAAGGAAGCCATGGACCGCAGCATGGAAACCCTGGTCGAGGTCCTGGAGCGGACCTGTGCCATTCCAATCGGCTGCAGTGTGGGGATCACATTCGTAGACAAGGAGGATTTCTGCTATAAAAAGAGCGTCAAGGAAGCGGATATTGCCCTGTATGAAAGTAAACGAAAAGGAAAGAATACCTACACCTATTATGAAAACCCTTCCTTTTTGGAAAACCATGGTATATAA
- a CDS encoding HAD-IA family hydrolase — MYHHLFERFGLKPEECYFIDDIQNNIDGAKECGMDGYCFADGDLGKLKEALAALKS; from the coding sequence ATGTACCATCACCTGTTTGAGCGGTTTGGGTTAAAGCCGGAGGAGTGCTATTTTATTGATGACATCCAGAACAACATCGATGGGGCGAAGGAGTGCGGCATGGACGGATACTGTTTTGCGGACGGTGATCTGGGTAAGCTGAAAGAAGCGCTGGCGGCGCTTAAAAGTTAG
- a CDS encoding M18 family aminopeptidase yields MSETNMAFDSINKELLDFLDNSPSSFHAVANMKDMLEHEGYSRLLEGQKWELRPGAGYYVTRNDSALIAFKVPRQDFTGFQIMASHSDSPVFKIKANAEIEVDKKYVKLNVEKYGGMICSPWLDRPLSVAGRIVVRTEDGIASRLVNVDRDLMIIPNLAIHMNRSVNEGYEFNAQKDMLPLFCDSDGSDVKGTFLNMIAREAGVSSEDILDTDLFLYNRMKGTVLGLNGEYIASPHLDDLQCAFASLKGFLAAEPKDSVAVHCVLDNEEVGSGTKQGAASTFLKDVLHRINSAMGRTEEEYLTALASSFMVSADNAHSIHPNQPDKGDPTNRPYMNHGIVIKYSANQKYTTDAVSGALFKALCEKAGVPYQTFHNRSDMLGGSTLGNISGTQVALNSVDIGLAQLAMHSNYETAGSRDTAYLIEAAKVLFSTSVYGTGDGDYRF; encoded by the coding sequence ATGAGTGAGACAAATATGGCATTTGACAGCATCAATAAAGAGCTTTTGGATTTTCTGGACAACAGCCCGAGCAGCTTCCATGCAGTGGCAAATATGAAGGACATGCTGGAGCATGAAGGCTACAGTAGGCTTCTGGAAGGCCAGAAGTGGGAACTTCGGCCAGGGGCGGGCTACTATGTGACGAGGAATGATTCGGCTCTGATCGCATTTAAGGTCCCGAGACAGGATTTTACAGGGTTCCAGATCATGGCAAGCCACAGCGATTCCCCGGTGTTCAAGATCAAGGCCAATGCCGAGATCGAGGTGGATAAAAAATATGTGAAGCTGAATGTGGAAAAGTACGGCGGCATGATCTGTTCTCCATGGCTGGACCGCCCCCTTTCCGTGGCGGGCCGGATCGTAGTGCGTACAGAGGACGGCATAGCCAGCAGACTGGTGAATGTGGACAGGGATCTGATGATCATCCCCAATCTTGCGATCCATATGAACCGCAGTGTTAATGAGGGGTATGAGTTCAATGCGCAGAAGGATATGCTCCCCCTGTTCTGTGATTCCGACGGAAGCGATGTTAAGGGGACGTTCTTAAACATGATCGCCCGGGAGGCGGGGGTTAGTTCAGAAGATATTCTGGATACAGATCTGTTTTTATATAACCGGATGAAGGGGACGGTGCTGGGACTGAATGGGGAATATATCGCCAGCCCGCACTTGGATGATCTGCAGTGTGCATTTGCCTCCCTGAAGGGATTTTTGGCGGCGGAGCCGAAAGACAGCGTTGCGGTGCACTGCGTTCTGGACAATGAAGAAGTTGGCAGCGGTACCAAGCAGGGGGCGGCGTCCACCTTCTTAAAGGATGTGCTGCACCGGATCAACAGCGCCATGGGGCGCACAGAGGAGGAGTATCTGACAGCCCTGGCCTCCAGCTTTATGGTGTCGGCGGACAATGCACACAGCATCCATCCCAACCAGCCGGATAAAGGGGACCCGACCAATCGTCCGTATATGAACCACGGGATCGTGATCAAGTACAGCGCCAACCAGAAGTACACCACCGATGCGGTTTCGGGCGCGCTGTTCAAGGCCCTGTGTGAGAAGGCAGGCGTACCTTACCAGACATTCCACAACCGTTCAGATATGCTGGGAGGCTCGACCCTGGGCAATATTTCCGGTACACAGGTGGCGCTCAACAGCGTGGATATCGGTCTTGCACAGCTGGCAATGCATTCCAACTATGAGACTGCAGGGAGCCGTGATACAGCATATCTGATCGAGGCGGCAAAGGTGCTGTTTTCGACATCTGTTTATGGCACAGGAGACGGGGACTACAGGTTTTAA